Proteins encoded together in one Microplitis mediator isolate UGA2020A chromosome 7, iyMicMedi2.1, whole genome shotgun sequence window:
- the LOC130672510 gene encoding huntingtin-interacting protein K: MADEDVNGDSDEQQEKSQKKVAKYDSGAADLERVTDYAEEKEISSSDGFSCALSIIGDRRNKEQAEKKAKERELLKVSIKKEDVDLIMKEMEISRSRAERTLREHRGNVVDALVTLTN, from the exons atggcagACGAAGATGTCAATGGTGATTCAGACGAACAACAAGAAAAGTCACAAAAGAAAGTCGCTAAATATGACAGCGGAGCTGCAGACTTGGAACGAGTTACTGACTACGCTGaggaaaaagaaatttcttcATCTGATGGTTTCTCGTGT gCATTAAGTATAATTGGAGACAGACGTAATAAAGAACAGGCTGAAAAAAAAGCTAAGGAACGAGAATTACTCAAAGTTTCGATCAAAAAAGAGGATGTCGatttaatt atGAAAGAAATGGAAATAAGTAGAAGTAGAGCCGAGAGAACTCTAAGGGAACACCGAGGGAATGTCGTCGACGCTTTGGTGACGCTGACcaattaa
- the LOC130671112 gene encoding odorant receptor 49b-like → MLFKATPEFALKFTKLIALLGTSWPNYEGAPKWKLVVFQIRWWSTFFLAITACLTMCYAACNQYQNILNLTKSLFDISNTSQTFVKMFFCKVHYKRMQYLLCDMEKYVTKAKPHERDLFIKYIKRCGKLHLTVMGSGLLIIHIIILAPIALPQPFPNIAEYPFPIDGHPTYELLYLHQSCATIHCLSIPAFDCQIAMLLWYAGARLELLSEECKTITDNKQFVECIKQHQYLLWYIQEITTSSRHILATTGCTCILTAISSGVHIVSNEPVAFKVPFMISWVIVSSTLYITSWPAENVLQMCEQVGMALYESPWVQNSKELNSSILFVIQRSQKPSTIEVPGILPVLSLRYFAMFLSRTFSYFTTLRVLLDKIDLDMEIPAED, encoded by the exons ATGTTATTCAAAGCAACTCCGGAGTTTGCGTTGAAGTTTACTAAACTTATAGCATTGTTAGGTACGTCATGGCCGAATTATGAAGGAGCACCAAAATGGAAGCTTGTGGTTTTTCAAATAAGATGGTGGTCGACGTTTTTTCTCGCGATAACTGCTTGCTTGACGATGTGCTACGCAGCATGCAATCAgtatcaaaatatattaaacttgACAAAATCGCTATTCGATATTTCTAACACCAGTCAAACGTTTGTGAAAATGTTCTTCTGCAAAGTACATTACAAAAGAATGCAG TACTTGCTGTGCGATATGGAAAAGTATGTAACGAAGGCAAAACCTCACGAAAGGGATTTATTTATCAAGTATATAAAACGCTGTGGAAAATTACACTTGACTGTAATGGGAAGCGGGTTGTTGATAATTCATATTATAATACTGGCACCTATTGCGTTACCGCAGCCATTTCCGAACATCGCAGAATATCCGTTTCCGATAGACGGTCATCCTACTTACGAACTCCTTTATTTGCATCAAAGCTGTGCGACTATTCATTGTCTTTCTATTCCGGCATTCGATTGCCAAATTGCGATGCTGCTGTGGTACGCGGGTGCGAGACTTGAGCTTTTGAGTGAAGAATGCAAAACAATTACCGACAACAAGCAATTTGTTGAGTGTATTAAGCAACATCAGTATTtattatg gtACATTCAAGAAATTACAACCAGTAGCCGTCATATTCTCGCAACAACTGGATGCACTTGCATACTAACCGCGATTTCCAGCGGAGTTCATATTGTTTCA AACGAACCAGTGGCTTTCAAGGTTCCATTCATGATTTCCTGGGTAATAGTGTCTTCAACACTCTACATCACTTCATGGCCAGCGGAAAATGTACTGCAGATG TGCGAACAAGTTGGCATGGCGCTATATGAGTCACCGTGGGTTCAAAATTCAAAGGAATTGAATAGCAGTATTCTGTTTGTGATACAGAGATCGCAAAAACCATCGACTATTGAAGTCCCTGGGATACTTCCCGTCCTCTCGTTACGTTACTTTGCCATG tttTTATCAAGAACTTTTTCATACTTCACAACTCTACGAGTTCTTCTCGACAAAATAGATCTAGACATGGAGATTCCTGCAGAGGATTAA
- the LOC130672000 gene encoding uncharacterized protein LOC130672000, with the protein MIFKATPEFAIAFTKFSTLVGTCWPNYKNAPKWKFVLFQIRWWATFCLSVSAFLPMCYAAYNHWRNILSFTKSLFDAANTSQTFIKMILSKIHYKRLQYLLYEMENYVTNAREDERELFIVYIKRCGKLHLFVMIFGFIAILIIIVSPIGLPQPFPNIADYPFPVDESPAFELVYAHQSAATLHCLSIPVFDMQIALLLWYSGARLELLAREFKTVTDNDHFVECVKKHQYLLWYIQEIIISSRYVLATTSVTCVIAVITSGVHIAGNEPVGFKIPFVGASSIIAIILYISAWPSEHLIHMCEGVGTALYESAWIQNSKALNSSMLIVMHRSQKPSTIEVIGVMPILSLPYYATFLSKTFSYFTTLRVLLSKIPFLNSTPNKICTEILFIDFGYKVNRVSGGCEFLNQNYRHHSVTNHQSKMFEATPEFAIAFTKFTSILGSSWPLYKNATKLQILIFNIKWWFFFIMSVLAFLPMFYAAYKNSRNILSFTRSLFGGVNCSQVCIKMLLCKIHCQKYQYLFSEIEDNVKNATAREREIFTTYIQRCCKLHLVLISNAVMAAFIVIVAPIKIPQPFPAITEYPFPVDGHPTFELIYLQQSIATFHCISISVFDCQIALLLWYAGAKLELLGDEFKNVTNNRQFKACVQKHQYLLGFIDQIIISSRYILVTTVVTCTIAVITSGIHLVANDLMVDKMSFVILSIGFSMVLYASAWPSEHLTKMCTNIGSSLYQSSWIKNSNELNKGMLIVIHRSQKPPTIQVTGILPALSLQYYATFLSKTFSYFTTLRVLLDKMEIDQE; encoded by the exons atgatattcaaagcAACTCCTGAGTTCGCAATTGCGTTTACTAAATTTTCAACACTAGTAGGGACTTGTTGGCCGAACTATAAAAATGCACCTAAGTGGAAATTTGTACTTTTTCAAATAAGATGGTGGGCTACATTTTGCCTATCTGTATCTGCATTTTTACCAATGTGCTATGCTGCTTACAATCATTGGCGAAATATATTGAGTTTtacaaaatcactttttgacGCTGCCAATACCAGTCAAACTTTTATCAAAATGATATTGAGCAAAATACATTACAAGAGGTTGCAG TATCTGTTGTATGAAATGGAGAATTACGTGACCAATGCCAGAGAAGATGAGCGTGAATTGTTTATCGTTTATATAAAACGTTGTGGGAAATTACATTTGTTTGTGATGATATTCGGGTTCATAGCTATTCTTATAATAATAGTCTCACCGATCGGACTACCACAGCCGTTTCCAAATATCGCTGACTACCCATTTCCCGTTGACGAAAGTCCTGCATTTGAGCTCGTTTATGCCCACCAGAGTGCTGCGACACTTCATTGCCTCTCAATTCCAGTATTTGATATGCAAATCGCTTTACTTCTGTGGTATTCTGGCGCCCGTCTTGAACTTTTGGCTCGAGAATTCAAAACTGTAACGGATAATGACCATTTTGTTGAGTGTGTCAAGAAACACCAGTACTTGTTATG GTATATTCAGGAAATAATAATCAGTAGCCGTTATGTTCTTGCGACTACGTCTGTTACGTGTGTAATTGCAGTTATTACTAGCGGAGTTCATATCGCTggg aaTGAACCTGTTGGCTTCAAAATACCATTTGTCGGTGCCTCTTCGATAATAGCCATAATTCTGTACATTTCTGCATGGCCATCAGAACATCTGATCCATatg TGTGAAGGCGTTGGAACGGCGCTGTACGAGTCAGCATGGATTCAAAATTCAAAGGCATTGAATAGCAGCATGTTAATTGTAATGCATAGATCACAAAAACCGTCGACTATTGAAGTTATTGGAGTAATGCCGATACTTTCATTGCCTTACTACGCAACG TTTTTATCGAAAACTTTCTCCTACTTTACAACTCTGCGTGTTTTATTATCCAAA attCCTTTCTTGAATTCTACCCCTAATAAAATATGTACCGAGATATTATTCATAGACTTCGGCTACAAAGTAAATCGAGTTTCCGGGGGTTGCGAATTTCTGAATCAAAACTACCGGCATCATTCGGTAACGAACCACCAGAGCAAGATGTTCGAAGCAACACCTGAGTTTGCAATAGCGTTTACTAAATTCACATCAATATTAGGTAGCTCTTGGCCGTTATATAAAAATGCCACCAAGTtacaaatacttatttttaatataaaatggtggtttttctttattatgtCTGTGTTGGCATTTCTTCCCATGTTTTATGCGGCGTACAAAAATTCacgaaatatattaagtttcaCAAGATCACTATTCGGTGGCGTTAATTGCAGTCAAGTTTGTATTAAAATGTTATTGTGCAAAATACATTGTCAAAAATATCag TACTTGTTTAGTGAAATAGAAGACAATGTTAAGAATGCAACCGCTAGAGAACGAGAAATATTTACAACTTATATACAAAGATGTTGTAAATTACATTTGGTATTGATAAGTAATGCTGTTATGGCAgcatttattgttattgttgcaCCTATCAAAATACCCCAGCCGTTTCCAGCCATAACCGAGTATCCTTTTCCAGTGGACGGACACCCAACTTttgaacttatttatttacagcAGAGTATTGCGACATTTCACTGTATATCTATTTCCGTTTTTGATTGTCAAATTGCTTTGCTGCTGTGGTACGCTGGAGCTAAACTCGAACTTTTGGGcgacgaatttaaaaatgttactaATAATCGACAATTCAAAGCTTGTGTCCAAAAACATCAGTATTTACTagg ATTTATTgaccaaattattattagcagTCGTTATATTCTTGTAACTACTGTTGTCACGTGCACAATAGCTGTCATTACAAGTGGAATTCATCTTGTTGCA AACGACCTTATGGTTGACAAAATgtcatttgtaattttatcaattggtTTTTCAATGGTACTCTATGCCTCCGCATGGCCATCAGAGCATCTGacaaaaatg TGTACGAATATTGGCTCATCATTATATCAATCGTCATggatcaaaaattcaaatgaactGAACAAGGGTATGTTGATAGTGATCCATAGATCACAGAAACCACCGACTATTCAAGTCACTGGCATACTTCCGGCTCTTTCATTACAATACTACGCGACG TTTCTATCGAAAACTTTCTCCTACTTTACGACTCTGCGTGTGCTGTTAGACAAAATGGAGATAGATCAAGAGTGA
- the LOC130670965 gene encoding uncharacterized protein LOC130670965 isoform X1 yields MIFKATPEFAIAFTKLITLLGTSWPNPKDAPKWKHVLFQIRWWLTFCLSISAFLPMCYAAYNHWKNILSFTKSVFDAANTVQTFTKMIYCKIHFKKMQYLLEEMEDYVTSAQAHERALFIMYIKRCGRLHATLMISGLMTIFIIIVAPIGVPQPFPNIVEYPFSTEGHPIFELIYLHQSAATIHCLSILTFDCQIALLLWYAGARLELLSQEFHDAADYKQFNECVEKHQHLLLYIQEIVVSSRHILATTVITCVLAAITSGIHIVGNEPIAAKVPFIVASMIMGVVLYVTAWPSEHLAQMCEKVGIALYESSWIQNSKTLNTSILIVIQRSQKAASIDVAGILPTLSLPYYATFLSKIFSYFTTLRVLLSKMEIEEA; encoded by the exons atgatattcaaagcAACTCCGGAGTTCGCAATAGCGTTTACAAAACTTATAACATTACTGGGGACTTCCTGGCCGAACCCTAAAGACGCTCCGAAATGGAAACACGTTCTCTTTCAAATAAGATGGTGGCTAACATTTTGTTTATCAATATCTGCATTTTTGCCAATGTGCTACGCAGCTTATAATcactggaaaaatatattaagctTTACGAAATCTGTTTTTGATGCTGCAAATACTGTTCAAACGTTTACTAAAATGATTTATTGCAAAATCCACTTCAAAAAAATGCAG tATTTGTTGGAAGAAATGGAAGATTATGTAACGAGTGCACAAGCACACGAACGCGCATTGTTCATAATGTACATAAAACGTTGTGGCAGATTACACGCAACTCTTATGATAAGCGGTCTAATGAcgatttttatcataatagtCGCTCCTATTGGAGTACCCCAGCCGTTTCCGAATATCGTTGAATATCCTTTTTCTACAGAAGGACACCCGATATTCGAACTCATATATTTACACCAGAGTGCGGCTACAATTCATTGTCTCTCTATTCTAACATTCGACTGCCAAATCGCGCTATTGCTGTGGTATGCTGGTGCACGACTTGAACTTTTGAGCCAAGAATTTCACGACGCTGCTGactataaacaatttaatgaGTGCGTCGAGAAACATCAGCATTTATTACT gTACATCCAGGAAATCGTCGTCAGTAGCCGTCATATTCTTGCAACTACCGTCATAACTTGTGTCTTGGCCGCTATCACAAGTGGAATTCACATTGTTGGG aACGAACCAATAGCTGCTAAAGTTCCCTTTATAGTTGCGTCAATGATCATGGGTGTGGTACTTTATGTAACTGCTTGGCCATCAGAACATCTTGCGCAAAtg tgtgaAAAAGTTGGAATAGCATTATACGAGTCATCTTggattcaaaattcaaaaacactGAACACAAGTATTTTGATCGTGATACAGAGATCTCAAAAAGCGGCGAGCATTGATGTCGCTGGGATATTACCGACTCTTTCGCTCCCTTACTATGCAacg tttttgtcaaaaatattttcatatttcacTACTCTACGCGTGTTACTTTCGAAAATGGAAATCGAGGAAGCGTAA
- the LOC130670965 gene encoding uncharacterized protein LOC130670965 isoform X2, which produces MIFKATPEFAIAFTKLITLLGTSWPNPKDAPKWKHVLFQIRWWLTFCLSISAFLPMCYAAYNHWKNILSFTKSVFDAANTVQTFTKMIYCKIHFKKMQYLLEEMEDYVTSAQAHERALFIMYIKRCGRLHATLMISGLMTIFIIIVAPIGVPQPFPNIVEYPFSTEGHPIFELIYLHQSAATIHCLSILTFDCQIALLLWYAGARLELLSQEFHDAADYKQFNECVEKHQHLLLYIQEIVVSSRHILATTVITCVLAAITSGIHIVGCEKVGIALYESSWIQNSKTLNTSILIVIQRSQKAASIDVAGILPTLSLPYYATFLSKIFSYFTTLRVLLSKMEIEEA; this is translated from the exons atgatattcaaagcAACTCCGGAGTTCGCAATAGCGTTTACAAAACTTATAACATTACTGGGGACTTCCTGGCCGAACCCTAAAGACGCTCCGAAATGGAAACACGTTCTCTTTCAAATAAGATGGTGGCTAACATTTTGTTTATCAATATCTGCATTTTTGCCAATGTGCTACGCAGCTTATAATcactggaaaaatatattaagctTTACGAAATCTGTTTTTGATGCTGCAAATACTGTTCAAACGTTTACTAAAATGATTTATTGCAAAATCCACTTCAAAAAAATGCAG tATTTGTTGGAAGAAATGGAAGATTATGTAACGAGTGCACAAGCACACGAACGCGCATTGTTCATAATGTACATAAAACGTTGTGGCAGATTACACGCAACTCTTATGATAAGCGGTCTAATGAcgatttttatcataatagtCGCTCCTATTGGAGTACCCCAGCCGTTTCCGAATATCGTTGAATATCCTTTTTCTACAGAAGGACACCCGATATTCGAACTCATATATTTACACCAGAGTGCGGCTACAATTCATTGTCTCTCTATTCTAACATTCGACTGCCAAATCGCGCTATTGCTGTGGTATGCTGGTGCACGACTTGAACTTTTGAGCCAAGAATTTCACGACGCTGCTGactataaacaatttaatgaGTGCGTCGAGAAACATCAGCATTTATTACT gTACATCCAGGAAATCGTCGTCAGTAGCCGTCATATTCTTGCAACTACCGTCATAACTTGTGTCTTGGCCGCTATCACAAGTGGAATTCACATTGTTGGG tgtgaAAAAGTTGGAATAGCATTATACGAGTCATCTTggattcaaaattcaaaaacactGAACACAAGTATTTTGATCGTGATACAGAGATCTCAAAAAGCGGCGAGCATTGATGTCGCTGGGATATTACCGACTCTTTCGCTCCCTTACTATGCAacg tttttgtcaaaaatattttcatatttcacTACTCTACGCGTGTTACTTTCGAAAATGGAAATCGAGGAAGCGTAA
- the LOC130670964 gene encoding odorant receptor 30a-like yields MSGAYESIGRYKCISSNCLSIHNFEPLSNQLCSKPIISNRRLGAAEYPVSQSGFTHFSYKRQTHSLKNHHCKMLFKATPEFAIAFTKLTSILGSSWPHYKNATKCQLIVFNIKWWFFWFMSITAFLPMCYAAYNNTKNILSFTKSLCDAANCSQAFIKMLLCKIHYRKLQFLFYEMEKYVEQARANERELFVNYIKRCGRLHVSIMISAMMAAVIIIIAPIGMPQPFPNVAEYPFPVDGHPTFEIIYLQQSIATIHCMSIPVFDCQIALLLWYAGARLELLGDEFQKVTDNQQFVACVKKHQYLLWFIQEIIMSSRYILATTVVMCTIAVITSGVHIVGNEPVADKVPFVILSMGLSAVLYLCAWPSEHLAQMCENIGTALYYSSWIKNSKELNKSILIVIQRSQKPATIEVAGILPMLSLPYYATFLSKTFSYFTTLRVVLDKMED; encoded by the exons ATGTCTGGAGCCTACGAATCCATCGGTAGATACAAGTGTATTTCGAGCAACTGTTTATCTATTCATAACTTCGAGCCCTTGTCTAATCAACTATGTAGCAAACCGATAATTAGCAATCGACGCCTCGGAGCCGCTGAATATCCCGTATCACAGTCAGGGTTCACGCACTTCTCATACAAACGTCAGACTCATTCGTTGAAAAACCATCATTGCAAAATGTTATTCAAAGCAACTCCAGAGTTTGCAATAGCTTTTACTAAACTGACGTCGATACTCGGCAGCTCCTGGCCGCACTACAAAAATGCAACCAAGTGTCAgcttattgtttttaatataaaatggtGGTTTTTTTGGTTCATGTCAATAACTGCGTTTTTACCCATGTGTTATGCGGCTTACAATaacacgaaaaatatattgagttTTACAAAGTCATTGTGTGACGCTGCTAATTGTAGCcaagcttttataaaaatgttgtTGTGTAAAATACATTATCGTAAACTTCag tTCCTTTTCTATGAAATGGAAAAATATGTTGAGCAGGCACGCGCTAATGAAAGAGAATTGTtcgttaattatattaaaaggTGTGGACGATTACATGTTTCGATAATGATATCCGCGATGATGGCAgctgttataataattatcgcaCCTATTGGAATGCCCCAGCCGTTTCCGAATGTTGCTGAATATCCTTTTCCGGTGGACGGACATCCTACTTTTGAGATTATTTACTTGCAACAAAGCATCGCGACGATTCATTGCATGTCTATACCAGTTTTCGATTGTCAAATCGCTCTGCTACTCTGGTACGCTGGTGCAAGACTTGAATTGTTGGGCGACGAGTTTCAAAAAGTCACCGATAACCAGCAATTCGTCGCTTGTGTTAAGAAACATCAGTATTTATTatg GTTTATTCAGGAAATAATAATGAGTAGTCGTTACATTCTTGCAACGACGGTCGTTATGTGCACGATAGCTGTAATTACTAGTGGGGTTCATATTGTTGGG AATGAACCTGTTGCTGATAAAGTgccatttgttattttatcgaTGGGCTTGTCGGCAGTGTTGTATCTTTGTGCGTGGCCATCAGAACATCTTGCACAAatg tgtgAAAATATTGGAACTGCGTTATACTATTCATCTTGgatcaaaaattcaaaggaattgaataaaagtatTCTTATCGTGATACAGAGATCACAAAAACCAGCGACTATTGAAGTGGCTGGTATTTTACCCATGCTCTCATTACCATACTACGCAACG tTTCTATCGAAAACATTTTCGTACTTCACGACTCTTCGTGTTGTGCTGGACAAAATGGAAGACTGA
- the LOC130671360 gene encoding odorant receptor 30a-like, giving the protein MLFKATPEFAIAFTKLTSILGSSWPHYKNATKCQLVVFNIKWWFFWFMSITAFLPMYYASYNNTKNILSFTKALCGAANCTQAFIKMLLCKIHYHKLQFLLYEMEKYVGQARANERELFISYIERCGRLHVSIVLSAVMAAVIIIIAPIVIPQPFPMFTEYPFPEEGHPTFEIIYLQQSIATIHCISIPVFDCQIALLLWYAGARLELLGDEFQKVTDNQQFVVCVKKHQYLLWFIQEIIMSSRYILATTVVMCTIAVITSGVHIVGKEPIADKVTFVILSMGLSAVLYLCAWPAEHLAQMCENIGTALYYSSWIRNSKELNKSIFIVIQRSQKPEIIQVPGILPMLSLPYYATFLSKTFSYFTTLRVVLDKMED; this is encoded by the exons ATGTTATTCAAAGCAACCCCAGAGTTTGCAATAGCTTTTACTAAACTGACGTCGATACTCGGCAGCTCCTGGCCGCACTACAAAAATGCAACCAAGTGTCAGCTTGttgtttttaatataaaatggtGGTTTTTTTGGTTCATGTCAATAACTGCGTTTTTACCCATGTATTATGCGTCTTACAATaacacgaaaaatatattgagttTTACCAAAGCATTGTGTGGGGCTGCTAATTGTACCcaagcttttataaaaatgttgtTGTGTAAAATACATTATCATAAGCTTCAG ttTCTTTTATATGAAATGGAGAAATATGTCGGGCAGGCACGCGCTAACGAAAGAGAATTGTTCATCAGTTATATTGAAAGATGTGGACGATTACATGTTTCGATAGTATTATCAGCAGTGATGGCAgctgttataataattatcgcgCCCATTGTAATACCCCAGCCGTTTCCGATGTTTACTGAATATCCTTTTCCAGAGGAAGGACATCCTACTTTTGAGATTATTTACTTGCAACAAAGCATCGCGACGATTCATTGCATCTCTATACCAGTTTTCGATTGTCAAATAGCTCTGCTACTCTGGTACGCTGGTGCAAGACTTGAATTGTTGGGCGACGAGTTTCAAAAAGTCACCGACAACCAGCAATTCGTCGTTTGTGTTAAGAAACATCAGTATTTATTatg GTTTATTCAGGAAATAATAATGAGTAGTCGTTACATTCTTGCAACGACGGTCGTTATGTGCACGATAGCTGTAATTACTAGTGGGGTTCATATTGTTGGG AAGGAACCTATTGCTGATAAAGTCACATTCGTTATTCTATCGATGGGCTTATCGGCAGTGTTGTATCTTTGTGCGTGGCCAGCAGAACATCTTGCGCAAATG tgtgaAAATATTGGAACCGCTTTATACTATTCATCTTGGATTAGAAATTCgaaggaattaaataaaagtatctttaTCGTGATACAAAGATCACAAAAACCAGAAATCATTCAAGTTCCTGGAATTTTACCCATGCTCTCGTTACCTTACTATGCAacg TTTCTATCGAAAACCTTTTCGTACTTTACGACTTTGCGCGTTGTGTTGGACAAAATGGAAGACTGA
- the LOC130671287 gene encoding terpene synthase, with product MSSDNNSIPYSKSGDRDQDEKLLQPFNYILQVPGKQIRAKLAHAMNCWLKIPSEKLQAVGDIVQILHNSSLLLDDIQDNSILRRGIPVAHSIFGVPSTINAANYAIFIALERVLALEHPEATKVYTEQLLELHRGQGIEIYWRDNYICPTEAEYRHMTMRKTGGLFNLAIRLMQLFSDCKEDFSMLTGILGLYFQIRDDYCNLSMREYSDNKSFCEDLSEGKFSFPIIHAIQTYPEDPQVLNILRKRTTDIEVKKYCVTLLEKFGSFAYTRTVLEDLDKKARDEVERLGGNPLFIEFLDKLSCWPKNPMSLDNEMQNLSVSD from the exons atgtctTCCGATAATAATTCAATACCTTATTCAAAAAGTGGAGATAGAGACCAAGATGAG AAATTATTACAACCATTCAATTACATTCTCCAAGTTCCTGGCAAACAAATAAGAGCTAAATTAGCTCATGCTATGAATTGCTGGTTAAAAATTCCATCGGAAAAATTGCAAGCTGTTGGAGATATTGTACAAATTCTCCACAACTCAAGTCTGCT TTTAGATGACATACAAGATAACTCGATATTGCGTCGAGGTATTCCAGTAGCTCACTCGATATTCGGCGTCCCTAGTACAATAAATGCCGCAAATTACGCAATCTTCATAGCACTAGAGCGCGTGCTTGCTCTAGAGCACCCGGAG GCAACAAAAGTTTACACGGAACAACTATTAGAGCTTCATCGGGGACAAGGAATTGAAATTTACTGGCgtgataattatatttgtcCAACTGAGGCTGAGTATCGTCACATGACTATGAGAA aaACTGGaggattatttaatttagcgATACGATTAATGcaattattttccgattgcaAAGAAGATTTTTCGATGCTCACTGGAATATTAGGACTCTATTTTCAAATAAGAGATGATTACTGTAATTTGTCAATGCGCgag tactCGGATAATAAAAGTTTCTGTGAAGATTTATCGGAAGGTAAATTCAGTTTTCCAATTATTCATGCAATTCAAACTTATCCGGAAGACCCGCAAGTATTGA ACATCTTGCGTAAGAGAACAACGGACATTGAGGTTAAGAAGTACTGCGTGACTTTGCTAGAGAAGTTCGGCTCGTTCGCTTACACAAGGACAGTTCTGGAGGATCTGGACAAAAAAGCGCGGGACGAAGTCGAGAGACTGGGTGGCAATCCGCTGTTTATTGAGTTTCTAGATAAATTAAGTTGCTGGCCAAAGAATCCAATGTCGCTTGATAATGAAATGCAGAATCTCAGCGTTTCGGATTAA